The region TTGCGAACCGCCGTTTTCATTTCTTCTGGATCGAGATCTGGCCGCATGAGTTCTATTTCGTCGCCGGACTGCTGATCATGGCGGGGCTGGGGCTGTTCCTGTTTACCTCTGCCTTGGGTCGGGTCTGGTGTGGCTATGCCTGCCCGCAAACCGTCTGGTCTGACCTCTTCATGACCGTGGAGCGCTGGATCGAGGGCGACCGCAACGCCCGCATTCGCCTACACAATGCGCCGTGGAGCCTGCGAAAGGCGCGGTTGCGGGGGGCGAAATGGGCGGTCTGGTTGCTGATCGCGGTGGCGACGGGCGGGGCTTGGGTCTTTTACTTTGCCGATGCGCCCCGTCTCGCGCGCGACCTCGTGACCCTGCAAGCCGCCCCCGTGGCCTATGCCACCATCGCCGTGCTCACTGCCACGACCTTTATCTTTGGCGGATTCATGCGCGAACAGATCTGCATCTACATGTGCCCCTGGCCCCGCATCCAAGGCGCGATGATGGACCCCGGCACGCTGACCGTCGGCTACCGCAAATGGCGGGGGGAGCCGCGCGGGAAGGGTGGGGTGAAACGCCAGCAAGCCGCCGCCGCCGCGATTGGCAGCGGCGACGCCGTGGCGCGCTACGGTGCCGCGCTGGACATAAACTCCGCCGGAGACCGCCAGTCGCGCAGCGGCGACGTGCTGGGGGATTGTATCGATTGCAACGCCTGTGTCGCGGTTTGCCCGATGGGGATCGACATCCGCGAGGGTCAGCAGATGGAGTGTATTACCTGCGCCCTCTGCATCGACGCTTGTGACGATGTGATGGCCAAGATCGGGCGGCCACGGGGGTTGATTGACTATCTCGCGCTGGATGACGAACCGCCAACCGCCCCGCAAGAAAGCGCCGCAGTCGCGGGGTATGCCGAAGCCCCCGCCGGTGACGTTGCGGGGGCGTCGCTGCCCCCGTGGCAGCCCAAGCCGCTTTGGCAGCATGTCTTTCGACCCCGCACGATTGTGTACACGACGGCATGGGCCGCCATCGGTGTGGCGCTGGTCGTAGCACTTTTCATCCGGCCCGAGATCGACATGACCATTGCGCCGGTGCGCAACCCGACCTTTGTCACCCTGTCGGACGGGTCCATCCGCAACGCCTATGACATCCGCCTGCGCAACAAACACACCGAAGCACGGGATTTCAGAGTGTCGCTGGTGGCCGACAGCCCCTTGGAACTGGCGCTAGAGGGCGCAAGTAACGCCGTGGTCAACGTGCCCGCTGACACCAGCCGGTTGCAACGTGTCTATGTGATCGCCCCGCCGCAGACCCCCGCGGCCCGCGCGCAGCGCAGTGATCTGCGCCTTTGGGTCGAAGATGTCACTTCGGGCGAGCGGGCCTATGGCAATACAATTTTCAACGGAAAGGAAGGATCTGATGAGCGTGGTACAGACTGAACGCCCGCTAACCGGCTGGCATGTGCTGGCGATGT is a window of Sulfitobacter pontiacus DNA encoding:
- the ccoG gene encoding cytochrome c oxidase accessory protein CcoG, whose product is MSNAAPPLFAAREPIFPRRVSGFFRRLKWVILILTLGVYYVTPWLRWDRGPNLPDQAVLVDLANRRFHFFWIEIWPHEFYFVAGLLIMAGLGLFLFTSALGRVWCGYACPQTVWSDLFMTVERWIEGDRNARIRLHNAPWSLRKARLRGAKWAVWLLIAVATGGAWVFYFADAPRLARDLVTLQAAPVAYATIAVLTATTFIFGGFMREQICIYMCPWPRIQGAMMDPGTLTVGYRKWRGEPRGKGGVKRQQAAAAAIGSGDAVARYGAALDINSAGDRQSRSGDVLGDCIDCNACVAVCPMGIDIREGQQMECITCALCIDACDDVMAKIGRPRGLIDYLALDDEPPTAPQESAAVAGYAEAPAGDVAGASLPPWQPKPLWQHVFRPRTIVYTTAWAAIGVALVVALFIRPEIDMTIAPVRNPTFVTLSDGSIRNAYDIRLRNKHTEARDFRVSLVADSPLELALEGASNAVVNVPADTSRLQRVYVIAPPQTPAARAQRSDLRLWVEDVTSGERAYGNTIFNGKEGSDERGTD